In Chryseobacterium sp., the genomic window AAATTTTGCAGACTGCATAAACTTATCATATTGCCTGGCGGCTCCTTCTTCTATTTGCTCAAACAGGTTGCGGAGATCATCATTATGTTGAGGAACAGAGATCTTTTCATCTGAAAAAATCATTTCAAACTGAGGATTCAAGGAAATAAGCTCAAAAAAATCACTGGATCTGCAGTCGAAATCCTGGAAGAACCCTTCGATGATATCCGGCATCCAGTACCAGCTGGGCCCCATATCAAAAACATATCCCTCTTCTGTCATCAACTGTCTTGCCCGTCCGCCGGGCTGGGAATTTTTTTCAAAAACATGTACTTCATTTCCTGATTTTGCCGCGTAAGCAGCAGCAGAAATTCCGGAGAACCCAGAGCCTATAACTGCTATTTTCTTTCTTTTTGCTGTTTTCATGATTCTTTTTTATAATGGATAGGGAGACCGGTCAGGTATCTATTGTTGTATTTTTTTAGAATTTTTAATTTTGCAAATAATCATAGGCGGCATCCAGCAGATCTTTAGATTGTAAATTTTTACGGTAAATAGAATGATGAAATTCATTCAGTTTGGATAGCAGGCGGATGAGTTCCAGTTTTTCAAAATAGGTTAAAGCTCCTGTTACAATCTGGGAAGCCTTGCGGATTTTATGCATTTGATCATCCAAAGCCTGAAGCCCTTTTTCTGTTATTTTAATAACTTTTATCCGTTTATCCGTTTCAGAATCCGTCTGTTCAGCCCACCCATGATGAATCAGCCGGTTAATAATCTGTATTCCTGCCGGCTTTTCATGTACGTTTTCTTTAATTAACTCCATTTTTGGCATAGCCCCAAACGACTTCAGGGTGGTGAGATAGATAAAATCTTCCTGAGTAGAAAACACTGAATCGCTGATTGCTGATTTAGAATATGACTTTGCATATCTGTTCATGTGCACTATTAAAGTATTAATCACACTCTCTGCACTTCTGCCATTTTCTTTTCCTTTCCAATAAGGTTCCTTTGCTGAATAACGGCCTTCGGAAGATGTTGCTACCCATTCTTTGAAACCTGTAAGGTCGCTGCTGTAATTCATTTTATTTTTATTTTCGGTTTCAAACTGGTGAACCAGTTCTACCACCTCATGGACAAGCTTGTAATTCATAAAAAACAAATTAGTATACAAATGTACTAATTTAAATAATACAAAGTATATTAATATACAATATAAACTTTAATATTTTTTCGAAACGAATACTGGAAGCAAAATAATCACTCCTTTTAATGGCAAAGCTTTTCGGTTTTTATCAGCACACTTTTATGTCTCTTGATATATACAAAAAAGCCCCTAAAAAAAGGGGCTTACATTGTCGCTGAACATATAGTCGTCATTTCTTTTTTCCGAATGAATATTCTTCATAAACCGTAGTGATAAGCTCATGGGCATCTATATTTCTTGAGAATATAGGATAATGAAAACGGTCCAGTTTATTAAGAATTCGAATAAGATCCATTTTTTCATCATAGGTAAGGTTTCCGGCTACAATATGGGTAGCCTTCCTTATTTTTTCCATCTGATTTTCCAGTGCCTCCAATCCTGCTTCAGAAATATGAATCAGTTTACTGCGTTTATCGATATCGGATTCGGTCTGCACAATCCAGCCCTGGCGAAGTAATCTGGCTATAATAAGCATGCCGACAGGCTTTTCATGAATATTTTTTTTGATGAGCTCCATTTTGGTCATCTGCCCGAAGGCTTTAAGATTGATCAGATAGATGAAGTCTTCCTGCGTAGAAAACTCCGAATTTGAAATTGCTGATTTTGAATAGGTCTTTGCATATCGGTTGAGGTGAACAAGCAAAGTATTGATCGCACTTTCGGGAGTTCTTCCATTTTCTTTGCCTTCCCAATAAGGTTCTTCCAGTTCTCTCTGCACTGCCGCATTTTCTTTATCGAACATCCATGCCTTAAAGCCCTGGACAGTTCCGGAATAAGCATTGGGGTGATCCTGGTTTTCCATTTCAAACTGCTCCAGCAGCCCCATAAAGTCTTTGATAAGGGTATAATTCATATTGCATAAATAGTTTACAAATATACCTTTTTAATTGTACTGGCCAATTTACAATTCATTTTAAAATATAAACCTTATCAAACATTTTAAAATAACAAAATGTGGTATATTTTTTATTAATATAATCTTAATATGGTTTACTATTTGTAATCTCTGAAAGGAAAGTTTAACAAAAAATATTCATTAATAACCTAAAATTTTGAGACATGATAATAAGTGAAGATTTATTATTGGCCTATGGTGCAAATTATGAGACCTTTGAAATGAACGAAACGATTTTTTATGAAGGAAATTTGCCTAAGTTTTATTTTCAGATTACACATGGTATTGTTGAACTTAACAATTACCACGAAGACGGTAAAGAATTTACTCAAAACATTCTGTCTGACGGTCAAAGCTTTGGAGAGTCTTTTTTATTTGACGACAAGGTCTACCCCACCAATGCCACCGCTAAAACCACCTGTACGATACTTAAACTGCCCAAAACCGACTTCTTTCATTTATTGAACCAACATCCCGAGGTTTCCTCCAGAATGTTTAAATGTCTTGCCGACCGGTTGTATTACAAATATGTGATGCTCTTTAACGTTTCATCTCCGGATCCCATCCTTAAAATCAAAACGGTAATGGATTGCCTTAAAGGAAATGATGACAATAATAAATATTCATTTCAGATTCCCCTTACAAGACAGCAGTTGGCGAACTTAACGGGATTACGGGTGGAAACCGTTATCAGAACGATTAAAAAAATGCATAATAT contains:
- a CDS encoding MarR family winged helix-turn-helix transcriptional regulator; translated protein: MNYKLVHEVVELVHQFETENKNKMNYSSDLTGFKEWVATSSEGRYSAKEPYWKGKENGRSAESVINTLIVHMNRYAKSYSKSAISDSVFSTQEDFIYLTTLKSFGAMPKMELIKENVHEKPAGIQIINRLIHHGWAEQTDSETDKRIKVIKITEKGLQALDDQMHKIRKASQIVTGALTYFEKLELIRLLSKLNEFHHSIYRKNLQSKDLLDAAYDYLQN
- a CDS encoding MarR family winged helix-turn-helix transcriptional regulator — protein: MNYTLIKDFMGLLEQFEMENQDHPNAYSGTVQGFKAWMFDKENAAVQRELEEPYWEGKENGRTPESAINTLLVHLNRYAKTYSKSAISNSEFSTQEDFIYLINLKAFGQMTKMELIKKNIHEKPVGMLIIARLLRQGWIVQTESDIDKRSKLIHISEAGLEALENQMEKIRKATHIVAGNLTYDEKMDLIRILNKLDRFHYPIFSRNIDAHELITTVYEEYSFGKKK
- a CDS encoding Crp/Fnr family transcriptional regulator; protein product: MIISEDLLLAYGANYETFEMNETIFYEGNLPKFYFQITHGIVELNNYHEDGKEFTQNILSDGQSFGESFLFDDKVYPTNATAKTTCTILKLPKTDFFHLLNQHPEVSSRMFKCLADRLYYKYVMLFNVSSPDPILKIKTVMDCLKGNDDNNKYSFQIPLTRQQLANLTGLRVETVIRTIKKMHNINLVRLQNRKIFY